A section of the Acidobacterium capsulatum ATCC 51196 genome encodes:
- a CDS encoding glycosyltransferase gives MAHAFHIPALLLGLLAALATLPLCVELALACLGRWFSSGRPAGTLLPGPLTVLIPAHNEEALIARTVQSVLAAAKADPNPVNVTVIAHNCTDNTAARAAEAGARVQPLAGPAGKGHALRHGIEIALKEGAAAIAVIDADTQVSRNLFAVLRQALAHADAAQAWYELGEPNAYGNTGQELGALAFRGMNAVRPLGRDRAGFSSGLFGNGFVLRAETIAAVPWNAYGLAEDREYHALLVLAGRRCAFAAEARVWGVAAASRDARRSQRLRWEGGRIALVRQMMAPLLRASLAGNLHALEVLLDALSLPFAFGLLLLLAALALGLFTGAEWLLAYALAGLTLCLGYVVRSARLAPHPGRAALALLAAPWFVLRKLSLVPAMLRSASRKAAWVRTSREVQP, from the coding sequence ATGGCGCACGCTTTCCATATCCCGGCTCTTCTGCTCGGCCTGCTCGCGGCTCTCGCCACCCTGCCCCTGTGCGTGGAACTGGCGCTGGCCTGCCTCGGCCGGTGGTTTTCCTCCGGGCGTCCGGCAGGCACGCTATTGCCGGGTCCGTTGACGGTGCTGATTCCGGCACACAATGAGGAAGCGCTCATCGCCCGCACCGTGCAAAGCGTGCTCGCGGCGGCCAAGGCGGATCCAAATCCGGTAAATGTAACCGTGATTGCGCACAATTGCACAGACAACACCGCCGCACGCGCCGCAGAGGCCGGAGCGCGTGTGCAGCCCCTTGCAGGCCCTGCCGGAAAAGGCCACGCCCTGCGCCACGGCATCGAGATCGCGCTCAAAGAGGGCGCAGCCGCCATCGCCGTGATTGACGCCGACACGCAGGTGAGCCGCAATCTCTTCGCGGTGCTGCGGCAGGCGCTCGCGCATGCCGATGCTGCGCAGGCATGGTATGAACTGGGCGAGCCGAATGCGTATGGCAACACCGGGCAGGAACTCGGCGCGCTCGCCTTTCGCGGCATGAACGCGGTGCGTCCTCTGGGCCGCGACCGCGCAGGCTTCTCCTCGGGGCTCTTCGGCAACGGATTCGTGCTTCGCGCAGAGACCATCGCCGCCGTTCCATGGAATGCGTATGGGCTTGCCGAAGATCGCGAATATCATGCGCTGCTGGTGCTGGCCGGCCGCCGCTGCGCCTTTGCCGCCGAAGCTCGCGTATGGGGAGTCGCCGCCGCCAGCCGCGATGCCCGACGCTCGCAGCGGCTGCGGTGGGAGGGCGGACGCATCGCGCTCGTGCGCCAGATGATGGCTCCGCTGCTGCGCGCCTCGCTCGCCGGCAACCTGCACGCGCTCGAAGTGCTGCTGGATGCGCTCAGTCTGCCCTTTGCCTTTGGATTGCTGCTGCTGCTGGCGGCGCTTGCGCTGGGCCTCTTCACGGGTGCGGAGTGGCTGCTGGCCTATGCACTTGCCGGGCTCACGCTCTGCCTTGGCTATGTGGTGCGCTCGGCGCGCCTCGCGCCGCATCCGGGCCGCGCCGCGCTGGCTCTGCTCGCAGCGCCCTGGTTTGTGCTGCGCAAGCTCTCGCTGGTGCCCGCCATGCTGCGCAGCGCCTCGCGCAAAGCCGCGTGGGTTCGCACCAGCCGCGAGGTGCAGCCATGA
- a CDS encoding O-antigen ligase family protein, with protein sequence MKLVILLPGLLACLALARRTVPQVLLDVYLPTILLLPMYFDLRLKHLPPLLFSETAILPIGIAMAALLASRRLEWQWSLTDIWIALFVLLVGISESRQTNTHTGGLDIFSELTGAVLPYMAGRLLIEPYRLRAAFIRRFVVLLSFVAAVGLYEFKSGRSVTQALWKHVFPDEPIIWPQQMRWGFGRIAGPYAQSILCAMVFLIGLLFCMWLRRAYPQWGTRRFFAYVPLRIRTAIFAAMIAGLLMTQSRGPWLGAILAIAIVWVGRQRDIRRAAWKVTAAAVVLLAMSWGYANRYTSGTIAQAKNLEQQDAIYRRELLKNYIPIVKERPLIGWGITDYPVMHNQFSIDNEYLLLAVTQGLIGLALFVLINVENWRRMLRAMRWMTGPADRAFLFCLMGIMGGILATLATVYLGMQVFYLFFLLTGWIHGLQPTDSVSGSGPEPALPYQPQRFRRVLA encoded by the coding sequence ATGAAGCTGGTCATCCTGCTGCCCGGTCTGCTGGCCTGCCTTGCGCTGGCCCGCCGCACCGTGCCCCAGGTGCTGCTGGATGTCTATCTGCCCACCATTCTGCTGCTGCCCATGTACTTTGATCTTCGGCTCAAGCATCTGCCGCCGCTGCTGTTCAGCGAGACGGCCATTCTGCCCATCGGCATTGCGATGGCGGCGCTGCTCGCCTCGCGGCGTCTCGAATGGCAGTGGTCGCTCACCGATATATGGATCGCGCTCTTTGTGCTGCTGGTCGGCATCTCAGAATCGCGCCAGACCAACACCCATACCGGCGGCCTCGACATCTTCTCAGAACTCACCGGCGCTGTATTGCCCTACATGGCCGGGCGGTTGCTCATTGAGCCGTACCGCCTGCGCGCGGCGTTCATCCGCCGCTTTGTGGTGCTGCTTTCGTTTGTGGCCGCAGTGGGCCTTTATGAATTCAAGAGCGGGCGCAGCGTCACCCAGGCTCTCTGGAAGCACGTCTTTCCCGATGAGCCGATCATCTGGCCGCAGCAGATGCGCTGGGGCTTTGGCCGCATCGCCGGCCCTTATGCGCAGTCTATTTTGTGCGCCATGGTCTTTCTGATCGGGCTGCTCTTCTGCATGTGGCTGCGCCGCGCCTATCCGCAATGGGGCACGCGGCGCTTCTTTGCATACGTACCGCTGCGCATCCGTACCGCGATATTTGCCGCGATGATCGCCGGGCTGCTCATGACGCAATCGCGCGGGCCGTGGCTGGGAGCCATTCTGGCCATTGCCATTGTCTGGGTTGGCCGCCAGCGCGATATCCGCCGCGCCGCATGGAAGGTGACCGCGGCCGCCGTGGTGTTGCTGGCCATGAGCTGGGGCTATGCCAATCGCTACACCTCCGGCACGATTGCCCAGGCCAAGAATCTGGAACAGCAGGATGCCATCTACCGCCGCGAACTGCTCAAGAACTATATCCCCATTGTCAAAGAGCGGCCGCTGATCGGCTGGGGCATCACCGACTATCCGGTGATGCACAACCAGTTCTCCATCGACAATGAGTACCTGCTGCTCGCGGTGACGCAGGGGCTGATCGGGCTCGCGCTTTTTGTGCTCATCAATGTCGAGAACTGGCGGCGCATGCTGCGCGCCATGCGCTGGATGACCGGGCCTGCCGACCGCGCCTTTCTCTTCTGCCTGATGGGCATCATGGGCGGCATTCTGGCCACGCTCGCCACCGTCTATCTCGGCATGCAGGTCTTCTATTTGTTCTTTCTGCTCACGGGCTGGATTCATGGCCTGCAACCCACTGACTCCGTCAGCGGCTCAGGACCCGAGCCTGCGCTGCCGTACCAGCCGCAACGCTTCCGGAGGGTTCTGGCCTGA
- a CDS encoding WecB/TagA/CpsF family glycosyltransferase has translation MTKGHAHYAVSILGVPFHNVSQHEALEWVETAIASGDSHQVATANVDFLSHAQKDPCVKRILRECSLVLADGMPIVWASRLMGKPLQQRVTGVDLVPLLAQASAERGYGIYLLGADAGVMARAVAELRRQYPNINLVGCDSPKAASLEEMDHDGMLRRIENARPDILLVAFGNPKQERWIYMHRDRLKVPVSIGIGGTLDLLAGRLRRAPLWMQRSGLEWLYRASQEPLRLFPRYLRNALTLLRYLPADILESRSSKARTPGTITINRQSTGVSRKSPLLED, from the coding sequence ATGACAAAGGGCCACGCACACTACGCGGTTTCGATTCTGGGGGTACCCTTTCACAACGTCTCGCAGCATGAGGCGCTGGAATGGGTGGAAACAGCGATTGCCAGCGGAGACTCCCACCAGGTGGCAACGGCCAATGTCGATTTTCTCTCCCATGCTCAAAAAGATCCCTGTGTGAAGCGCATTCTGCGGGAGTGCAGCCTGGTGCTGGCCGATGGCATGCCGATTGTGTGGGCCTCGCGCCTGATGGGCAAGCCGCTGCAGCAGCGCGTCACGGGCGTGGACCTTGTGCCCCTGCTGGCGCAGGCTTCGGCCGAGCGCGGCTATGGAATTTATCTGCTGGGCGCCGATGCCGGCGTCATGGCGCGCGCGGTTGCCGAGCTTCGCCGCCAGTATCCCAACATCAACCTTGTGGGCTGCGACTCACCCAAGGCTGCCTCGCTCGAAGAGATGGATCACGATGGCATGCTGCGCCGCATTGAGAATGCCAGGCCCGATATTCTGCTGGTTGCCTTTGGCAATCCCAAGCAGGAGCGCTGGATTTACATGCACCGCGACCGCCTGAAGGTACCGGTTTCGATCGGCATTGGCGGCACGCTCGACCTGCTCGCCGGCCGCCTGCGCCGCGCGCCGCTCTGGATGCAGCGCAGCGGACTCGAATGGCTCTACCGCGCCTCGCAGGAGCCGTTGCGGCTCTTTCCCCGCTACCTGCGCAACGCCCTGACGCTGCTGCGCTATCTGCCTGCGGACATCCTCGAATCCCGTAGCAGCAAGGCACGCACCCCGGGTACCATTACCATCAACCGCCAATCGACCGGAGTATCGCGCAAGTCGCCGCTACTCGAAGATTAA
- a CDS encoding glycosyltransferase family 4 protein yields the protein MAMLMSQYPAISHTFFLAEVLGLRREGFHVETVSINPPDRPLHALPVAEAEEARTTKYLKTGLAAQMLRVAGIVLRHPVVVLRGVAASMRYGAWDLGLQAWGLAYLAEGLLLGDWMRRRKLDHLHIHFGSSVATVGYLGAKAWKIPYSMTMHGPNEYFDMRAYRLLTKFSAAEFVISISDFGRWNAMFLLPSHQWHKVRVCRLGIYPEKFESAARPQPGEDRELHLLCVGRLVPDKGQRILLRAVKALHQQGMRFRLTLVGRGSEREALEQYARAHQLPVTFTGALDHDTTLALVQTADVFVLPSFAEGIPIALMEAMAARVPCVSTTACGIPELIRHGEEGLLVPPGDEALLSEALRRLLLDEALRAQLGEAGRRRVLADYNLEENIPRKARLLEELLADARHRQRSGA from the coding sequence ATGGCAATGCTGATGAGCCAGTATCCGGCGATTTCGCACACCTTTTTTCTGGCGGAGGTGCTGGGGCTGCGGCGCGAGGGCTTTCATGTGGAGACGGTCTCCATCAATCCGCCCGACCGGCCGCTGCACGCGCTGCCGGTTGCGGAAGCCGAAGAAGCCCGAACTACCAAATATCTAAAGACCGGGCTTGCCGCGCAGATGCTGCGGGTGGCCGGCATCGTGTTGCGGCATCCTGTGGTGGTGCTGCGCGGCGTCGCCGCATCGATGCGATACGGCGCATGGGATCTCGGCCTGCAGGCCTGGGGACTCGCTTACCTGGCCGAGGGGCTGCTGCTGGGTGACTGGATGCGCCGCCGCAAGCTCGACCACCTGCACATTCACTTTGGCAGCAGTGTGGCCACCGTCGGCTATCTCGGCGCCAAGGCGTGGAAGATTCCATACTCCATGACCATGCATGGGCCCAACGAGTACTTCGACATGCGCGCCTACCGGCTGCTCACAAAGTTTTCGGCGGCGGAGTTTGTCATCTCCATCTCTGACTTTGGCCGCTGGAATGCGATGTTTCTGCTGCCTTCGCACCAGTGGCACAAGGTGCGCGTCTGCCGGTTGGGCATCTATCCCGAAAAGTTTGAGAGCGCAGCCCGCCCGCAGCCCGGCGAAGACCGCGAGCTGCATCTGTTGTGCGTGGGCCGTCTGGTGCCGGACAAAGGCCAGCGCATTCTGCTGCGCGCCGTGAAGGCGCTGCATCAGCAGGGCATGCGCTTTCGCCTCACGCTCGTGGGCCGGGGCAGCGAACGCGAGGCGCTTGAGCAATACGCCCGTGCGCATCAGTTGCCCGTCACCTTCACCGGGGCGCTCGACCACGACACCACGCTGGCGCTGGTGCAGACCGCGGATGTGTTCGTGCTGCCCAGCTTTGCCGAGGGCATTCCCATTGCGTTGATGGAGGCGATGGCCGCGCGCGTCCCCTGCGTTTCGACCACGGCCTGTGGAATTCCGGAGCTGATTCGCCACGGCGAAGAGGGCCTGCTGGTGCCGCCCGGCGACGAGGCTCTACTGTCCGAGGCGCTGCGGCGCTTGCTGCTTGATGAAGCATTGCGCGCGCAACTCGGTGAGGCCGGACGCCGCCGCGTGCTGGCGGACTATAACCTCGAAGAAAATATTCCCCGCAAGGCGCGCTTGCTCGAAGAACTGCTCGCCGATGCGCGCCACCGGCAAAGGTCCGGCGCATGA
- a CDS encoding glycosyltransferase family 2 protein translates to MSAIEKPASVALVVISFNTREMLRDCLATVFAEQESLQSATGRALEVHVVDNASRDGSADMVAAEFPAVHLTRSKINLGFGPANNLALRTILAEGRAEYIVLLNSDAFLHPGALAEAVRQMDAAPRAGAGGARLVHGDGRWQASARRFHSLLDDAIVATGLAAKFPYSRFFGRFDRTWADQNQAAQTDWVPGAFMILRAEALRAVGIFDERFFLYYEEVDLCRRMHAAGWQVWYWPGIGVTHLCGESSRTLRELDYSSREAQVVKWRMRSMMLYYRKHHGAQAWLSMSMERLHRRIILLRNRWSRQPERRIRAQQQTSLLALLRDAWHETQGGRVSPPQPW, encoded by the coding sequence ATGAGTGCCATCGAAAAGCCCGCCAGTGTCGCGCTTGTGGTGATCTCGTTCAACACGCGCGAGATGTTGCGCGACTGTCTGGCCACGGTGTTTGCCGAGCAGGAATCACTCCAGTCCGCCACCGGGCGCGCCCTTGAGGTGCATGTGGTGGACAATGCCTCGCGCGATGGCTCGGCCGATATGGTCGCGGCGGAGTTTCCCGCTGTCCACCTTACGCGCAGCAAGATCAATCTGGGGTTTGGTCCGGCAAACAACCTCGCGCTGCGGACCATTCTGGCCGAGGGCCGCGCCGAGTACATCGTGCTGCTCAACTCCGACGCCTTTCTGCATCCGGGTGCGCTGGCTGAGGCCGTGCGGCAGATGGACGCCGCACCCCGCGCGGGCGCGGGCGGAGCGCGGCTGGTGCATGGTGACGGACGCTGGCAGGCCTCCGCGCGGCGCTTTCATTCGCTGCTCGACGATGCCATCGTGGCGACGGGGCTGGCGGCAAAGTTTCCTTACTCGCGCTTCTTTGGCCGCTTTGACCGCACCTGGGCCGACCAGAATCAAGCCGCGCAGACTGACTGGGTGCCCGGCGCATTCATGATCCTGCGCGCCGAAGCGTTGCGCGCCGTGGGCATTTTTGATGAGCGCTTCTTTCTCTATTACGAAGAGGTGGATCTATGCCGTCGCATGCACGCCGCGGGCTGGCAGGTGTGGTACTGGCCCGGCATTGGTGTGACGCACCTGTGCGGCGAGTCCTCGCGCACGCTGCGAGAGCTCGACTACTCCTCACGCGAAGCGCAGGTGGTTAAGTGGCGCATGCGCAGCATGATGCTCTATTACCGCAAGCATCATGGCGCGCAGGCGTGGCTCTCCATGAGCATGGAGCGCCTGCACCGGCGCATCATCCTCCTGCGCAACCGCTGGAGCCGCCAACCGGAGCGGCGCATTCGCGCGCAGCAGCAGACCAGTCTGCTCGCGCTCTTGCGCGATGCGTGGCATGAGACGCAGGGCGGCCGTGTATCTCCGCCGCAGCCGTGGTAA
- a CDS encoding acyltransferase, with amino-acid sequence MKGILSAILSALLRATHGMRRGGRRLWHHARLASQLRYPVPASVVIEGRAFVYGTGAIRIGERALLYPHLYLETQQQAEIVLSDDVVLSTGVHIAARAGIRVGRGTMIGEYTSLRDANHAREEGRPVRDSGYVTQPIVIGEDVWIGRGVIVLGGVTIGDRATIGANAVVTRDVPAGAVVAGVPARPLRG; translated from the coding sequence ATGAAGGGCATTCTTTCGGCAATTCTCAGCGCATTGCTGCGCGCCACGCACGGCATGCGTCGCGGAGGCCGCCGCTTGTGGCATCACGCGCGGCTGGCCTCGCAGTTGCGGTATCCCGTGCCGGCCTCGGTGGTCATTGAGGGCCGCGCGTTTGTCTATGGCACAGGCGCGATTCGCATCGGCGAGCGTGCGCTGCTCTACCCTCACCTCTATCTCGAAACGCAGCAGCAGGCAGAGATCGTTCTCTCTGACGATGTGGTGCTTTCGACAGGCGTTCATATCGCCGCGCGCGCGGGCATTCGCGTAGGTCGCGGCACCATGATTGGCGAATACACCAGTCTGCGCGATGCCAACCACGCGCGCGAAGAGGGCAGACCCGTGCGCGACTCCGGCTATGTCACGCAGCCCATCGTGATTGGCGAAGACGTATGGATTGGCCGCGGAGTCATCGTGCTCGGCGGCGTCACCATCGGCGACCGCGCCACCATTGGCGCCAACGCGGTCGTCACGCGCGACGTGCCTGCGGGAGCCGTGGTGGCGGGCGTGCCCGCACGGCCCCTGCGCGGCTAG
- a CDS encoding acetamidase/formamidase family protein has translation MKLHLAAVLPFLMAVCAAAQTSSKPVFLPASPHTVAWGYYWSQARPVLTVHSGDVVTMQTLSTCGPSTRLEQEGVPASAIPAYNQQIYDQVHDRGPGGHILTGPVAIEGAEPGDVLEVDILKVHLDTDFACNGFGVGEGFLPNDFPYGRTKIIPLDRQHMVADFAPGIRIPLHPFFGSMGDAPPPSAGRYSSVPPWMNAGNMDNKLLVAGTKLYIPVFAKGALFEAGDGHAGQGNGEVDITAMETFLTGTFRFVVHKHEHLLWPEAETPTSYITMGFSPDLETATKMAVRNMIGFLVAQKHLTRDEAYMLTSVAVDVDITQLVDHNVGVHAILPKDIFVKQTK, from the coding sequence ATGAAGCTTCACCTGGCCGCCGTACTCCCCTTTCTGATGGCCGTATGCGCCGCCGCGCAAACATCTTCGAAGCCTGTTTTTCTGCCTGCCTCGCCCCATACCGTGGCCTGGGGCTACTACTGGTCGCAGGCCAGGCCGGTGCTCACGGTGCATTCCGGCGACGTGGTGACCATGCAGACGCTCTCCACCTGCGGCCCTTCAACGCGGCTCGAACAAGAGGGCGTGCCCGCGTCGGCCATCCCCGCCTACAATCAACAGATTTACGATCAGGTGCATGACCGCGGCCCGGGCGGGCATATCCTCACCGGCCCCGTCGCGATTGAAGGCGCGGAGCCCGGCGACGTGCTCGAAGTGGACATTCTGAAGGTGCATCTCGACACCGACTTTGCATGCAACGGATTCGGCGTAGGGGAGGGCTTTCTGCCCAACGATTTTCCCTATGGCCGCACAAAAATCATTCCACTCGACCGCCAACATATGGTCGCGGATTTTGCGCCCGGCATCCGGATTCCGCTGCATCCCTTCTTTGGCAGCATGGGCGATGCGCCGCCGCCTTCGGCCGGTCGCTACAGCAGCGTGCCGCCGTGGATGAACGCGGGCAACATGGACAACAAATTGCTCGTCGCGGGCACAAAGCTCTACATTCCGGTCTTTGCCAAAGGCGCGCTCTTTGAAGCTGGCGACGGCCACGCCGGGCAAGGCAACGGTGAAGTGGACATCACCGCGATGGAGACGTTCCTGACCGGCACCTTTCGCTTTGTGGTGCACAAGCATGAGCATCTGCTGTGGCCCGAGGCGGAGACGCCGACCAGCTACATCACCATGGGCTTCAGCCCCGACCTTGAGACCGCAACCAAGATGGCTGTGCGCAACATGATCGGCTTTCTGGTGGCGCAGAAGCATCTCACGCGCGATGAGGCCTACATGCTCACGTCTGTCGCCGTGGATGTGGACATCACGCAGCTTGTGGATCACAACGTCGGAGTGCATGCGATTTTGCCGAAAGATATTTTTGTGAAGCAGACGAAGTAG